The Acidimicrobiales bacterium DNA window TCGGGCGACACGTGCAGCCCGTGAAGGACGACGTCGTCGGCCGTGTTCACGACGGCCGTGACCCGGTTGGCGGGCACGGCGAGGACCAGGCCCCGCAGCAGGCGGGCCGCCCCCACGCCCCCAGCCAGGACGGTGATCACGATGCCCTCCGGTCGGCCATCGGACCCGGTCAGGCCAGCCGGTCCAACCGGCCCTCGAGGAGGGCCAGGTCGGCGTCCACCATCGTCTCGACCAACTCGGTGAACGACATGGTCGGTCGCCACCCCAGGCGGTCGGCGGCCCGGGAGCCGTCACCCACCAGTAGGTCCACCTCGGCCGGTCGGTAGAAGCGCTCGTCAACCACCACATGGTCGTCGGCGTCCAGGCCCACCCGGGCAAACGCCGCCTCGCAAAACTCCCGCACGGTGTGTGTCTCGCCGGTGCACACCACGTAGTCGCCCGGCTCGTCCTGCTGGAGCATCCGCCACATGGCGTCCACGTAGTCGCCGGCGAAGCCCCAGTCCCGCTTGGCTTCCAGGTTGCCGAGTCGCAGCTCGGTGGCCTTGCCGAGGGCGATCTGGGCCGCCCCATGGCTGATCTTGCGGGTCACGAACTCCAGGCCGCGGCGGGGACTCTCGTGGTTGAACATCATCCCCGAGCTGGCGTGTAGCCCGTAGCTCTCCCGGTAGTTGACGGTGATCCAGTGGCCGTACACCTTGGCCACCCCGTACGGGCTGCGGGGATGGAACGGGGTGTCCTCGTTCTGCGGGACCTCGCGGACCTTCCCGAACATCTCGCTGGAACTGGCCTGGTAGAAGCGGATCTCCGGGTCGACCAGCCGGACGGCGTCCAGCAGGCGGGTCACGCCGAGGCCCGTCGTCTCACCGGTCAGCACCGGCTGACCGAACGACGTCTGGACGAACGACTGGGCGGCCAGGTTGTAGACCTCGTCAGGCCGGTGTTCCTGGAGGGCCTCCACCATGGACAGTTGGTCCAGCAGGTCGCCGGAATGGAACTGGACACTGTCCATCAGGTGGGCGATGCGCTCGTAGTTGACCGTCGAGCTGCGGCGCACCATACCGACTACCTCGTAGCCCTTGTCCAGCAAGAACTCAGCCAGGTACGAGCCGTCCTGGCCGGTGATGCCGGTGATCAGAGCACGGCGGGTCATGGAGTCCAGTCTGCCGGGATGACGTCCGGAAGGCGCCGTCGCCAGTCGGCCAGCAGGTCGGCCAGCGTGTCGGCCAGTGCCACCTCGGGTTCCCAACCGGTGTCAGTCCGCAGCACCGTCGGGTCGCCCCGCAGGTCAGG harbors:
- the gmd gene encoding GDP-mannose 4,6-dehydratase, coding for MTRRALITGITGQDGSYLAEFLLDKGYEVVGMVRRSSTVNYERIAHLMDSVQFHSGDLLDQLSMVEALQEHRPDEVYNLAAQSFVQTSFGQPVLTGETTGLGVTRLLDAVRLVDPEIRFYQASSSEMFGKVREVPQNEDTPFHPRSPYGVAKVYGHWITVNYRESYGLHASSGMMFNHESPRRGLEFVTRKISHGAAQIALGKATELRLGNLEAKRDWGFAGDYVDAMWRMLQQDEPGDYVVCTGETHTVREFCEAAFARVGLDADDHVVVDERFYRPAEVDLLVGDGSRAADRLGWRPTMSFTELVETMVDADLALLEGRLDRLA